A stretch of the Ornithodoros turicata isolate Travis chromosome 4, ASM3712646v1, whole genome shotgun sequence genome encodes the following:
- the LOC135392278 gene encoding E3 SUMO-protein ligase ZBED1-like, which yields MPPSKKRQRSEIWTHFDKVGGTTAKCKICLKQFSSAGNTSNLWDHLKRTHHRLYITLTTTQEASEVTIDESVNAGASTSSRSGPAPGAVSTLNIEDSVAAPERQPNISEYFNQICAMSSTGPATMRITDTLLFMIVRDCMPLDTVSGEGFKAFVRELNPRYCLPSRRTITKLLDSKFQSVMLYLKTKLDSAKYITLTSDIWTDTLNTRSYIGLTAHFILEGKLESRTLAVRGLAEAHTADNIKSVLESILSEWGISNDKVVSCITDGAANIVKAAENLFGKGRHLHCFAHILNLMASESLHACTNASSLINEVKSIVTFLKQSVKAMDLLRSEQRKNGVADSDVLKPLQEVSTRWNSTYYMIVRYMELHNCIVQVLMNLNGPSILPKKKVDEISEMVLLLKPLEVVTREISAEAYVTVSKVIPLLRCMKNAIERCVVTTDTCSELKDVLIRSFDKRFGNVESNRLVAIATLLDPRFKRLHFENSLACARALSALNAEAEMPTVESERAQRPLPVNLATPDDIWSFHDNLVSKNMTTQEDTLGGLLVSVREYLQTPVIERTEDPLAYWKRNRDNFPSLHLLSEKYLCIVGTSVPSERVFSNAGNTLTVKRNRLNAKRVEKLILMGGLSLQEWKNV from the coding sequence ATGCCTCCCTCCAAGAAACGTCAACGAAGCGAAATTTGGACTCATTTCGATAAAGTGGGTGGCACAACGGCGAAGTGCAAAATATGCTTAAAGCAGTTTTCCTCGGCTGGCAATACATCTAACCTGTGGGACCACCTGAAGAGAACTCACCATCGCCTTTACATAACACTGACAACGACGCAGGAAGCTTCAGAGGTGACAATTGATGAAAGTGTAAACGCTGGAGCATCTACATCTTCTCGGTCCGGTCCAGCGCCCGGTGCTGTATCCACATTGAATATTGAGGACAGTGTAGCAGCACCTGAACGACAGCCAAACATCAGTGAGTATTTCAACCAGATTTGTGCTATGTCTTCCACTGGTCCGGCCACAATGCGTATCACGGACACTCTATTATTCATGATTGTTCGAGACTGCATGCCATTAGACACCGTCAGTGGAGAAGGATTCAAGGCCTTTGTGAGGGAATTGAACCCGCGCTACTGCCTGCCTTCACGACGGACTATCACGAAGCTACTTGACAGCAAATTCCAATCCGTGATGCTGTATTTGAAGACAAAGTTAGATAGTGCTAAATATATCACTCTGACAAGTGACATCTGGACTGACACCCTAAATACAAGGTCGTACATTGGACTGACAGCCCACTTCATTCTCGAAGGGAAGCTTGAGAGCAGGACTCTTGCAGTGAGAGGCCTGGCGGAGGCGCACACCGCAGATAACATCAAGAGCGTGCTTGAAAGTATTCTGAGTGAGTGGGGCATTTCCAATGACAAGGTGGTGTCCTGCATCACCGATGGAGCGGCAAACATAGTAAAAGCTGCGGAGAATTTGTTTGGGAAGGGAAGGCACCTCCACTGCTTCGCGCATATATTGAACTTAATGGCAAGCGAATCACTTCATGCGTGCACGAATGCGTCATCTCTAATCAACGAAGTGAAATCCATAGTAACTTTCCTCAAACAAAGCGTGAAGGCTATGGATCTGCTGCGCTCAGAACAGAGGAAGAACGGCGTAGCGGACTCGGATGTGCTGAAACCGCTGCAAGAAGTGAGTACCAGATGGAATTCTACGTACTACATGATAGTACGATACATGGAATTGCACAACTGTATTGTGCAAGTACTGATGAACCTCAATGGACCGTCTATTCTTCCAAAAAAGAAGGTTGACGAAATCAGTGAAATGGTTTTGCTTCTCAAGCCCCTTGAAGTTGTGACCAGAGAAATTTCGGCAGAGGCATACGTGACGGTAAGCAAGGTGATTCCTCTCCTCCGGTGCATGAAGAACGCCATTGAGCGGTGCGTCGTAACAACGGACACTTGTTCGGAACTAAAAGACGTCCTCATCAGAAGCTTCGACAAGAGGTTTGGGAATGTGGAATCAAACAGGCTCGTAGCCATTGCCACCTTGCTCGACCCTCGCTTTAAAAGACTACACTTTGAAAACAGTTTGGCTTGTGCAAGGGCCCTCAGCGCATTGAACGCAGAGGCGGAGATGCCGACTGTTGAGAGTGAACGCGCACAGCGACCTTTACCAGTAAACCTTGCAACTCCCGATGACATCTGGTCCTTCCATGACAACCTAGTAAGCAAAAATATGACGACGCAGGAGGACACTCTCGGGGGACTCCTCGTCTCCGTCAGAGAGTACCTACAAACCCCGGTCATCGAACGCACGGAGGACCCGTTGGCATATTGGAAAAGAAATAGAGACAACTTCCCAAGTCTTCACTTGTTGTCGGAGAAGTACCTGTGTATTGTGGGCACATCAGTTCCTTCAGAAAGGGTATTCTCAAACGCGGGAAACACACTGACAGTGAAGCGGAATCGACTAAACGCAAAGCGCGTTGAAAAGCTGATACTGATGGGGGGTTTGTCTCTTCAAGAGTGGAAGAACGTGTGA